DNA from Kitasatospora acidiphila:
CTCGCCCTTGCCGGCGGCGACCACCACCAGGTCGTAGCGGCGGCTGAAGTAGTCCAGGTCGGAGACGGTGACGCCGTGCACCACGACCTTGCCGCCACGCTGCTCGAAGGCCTCCAGCCAGCCGGCCATCTTGATCCGCTGGTCCACCGACTGGGCGTAGCCGTCCAGCTTGCCGACCCAGTCGATGACGCGCTGGGACTCGGGGCCGGCCACCGAGACGCCGAGGCCCTCGACTCTCGGCGCGGCCTCCTCCCAGAAGTTGAGGCCGAGTGCGCGCTCATGGCCGAGCGCGGTGTTGAACATGCACTGGGTGGAGAGCACTCGGCCGTCGCGCACCTCACCGGCGGTGCGGTTGGTCATCACCGTGACGTCGTAGCCGTTGGCCTGGAGGCCCAGAGCGAGCTGGAGTCCGGCCTGACCGGCGCCGACGATAAGTATCTTGCGCAAAGCTGCCTGCCTTCTTGCGAAGTGTTGCTGAGGGTTGTGAGGAAGGTGAGCTGAAGGCCGTCAGCTTACGGGGGCCGGCTCGGCGGCCAGGGCGTGCACCATCAGCTGGATCAACACGTCGACGACGGAAGCGCGTTGACGTGCGTCGAAGATCAGCACCGGCACGTGGTCGGGGATGGCGAGCGAGTCGCGCACCGCCTCCGGCGAATACACGGGGGCACCCTCGAACTGGTTGACCGCAACCACGAACGGCAGGCCGCTGCCCTCGAAGTAGTCCAACGCCGGGAAGGAGTCGGCCAGTCGGCGGGTGTCCGCCAGCACCACGGCGCCGACCGCACCACGGACCAGGTCGTCCCACATGAACCAGAACCGGCCCTGCCCCGGCGTGCCGAACAGGTAGAGCACCAGGTCGGATTCCAGGCTGATCCGACCGAAGTCCATGGCCACGGTGGTGGACGTCTTGTTCGGAACGGCCGCGGTGTCGTCGACGCCGACGCTGGCCTCGGTCATCACCGCCTCGGTGGTGAGCGGCGGGATCTCGGAGACCGAGGTGACGAAGGTGGTCTTGCCGACGCCGAAGCCGCCCGCCACCACGATCTTGGTGGAGGTGGCCGAACCGGCCACCAGCGGCACGCCGGGTGGCAGCGCGCCCGGCTGGGGCACGTCGAACGGCGCGTCAGAGCTTGCGAAGTCCACCGAGCACCCTTTCCAGCAAGTCGCGCTTGCCCGACAACGCCGCCTCGGTGTCGAGCGGTTGGGCCGAGTCGTCGCCGTGCACCCGCACCCGGCCCTGCTCGGCGAGATCGCTGACCAGCACCTTCACCACGCCGAGCGGGATCTGCAGCAGCGCCGAGATCTCCGCGATCGAGCGCATCTGACCCCTCGTCAGATCGCAGATGGCGGCCAGCTCCGGCAGGCTGCGGTCGGCCGGGTCCGCCGGGCGGTTGAGCGCCGACACCAAGGTCTCGACCAGCAGCACCCGCCCGAGCCGGGTCCGGCCGCGGGTGATGGTGTACGGCCGCACCCGGGAGGAACGCCCTTGGCCGGTACGGCCGGTGTCGGCGCGCAGGCTGCGCCCGGCACCCGGGCCGACCGTACTCACGGGGATACCGCTGTGGGCGGTGCCGGACATGCTTCCCACCTCCTGGGAACTGTTGCTCATCGGACCGCCAACGCCCGGCGGAGCTCGCTGCGCACCTGGGGAGTAAGGGCGTGGCCGGCGCGCTCGACCAGCAGCGACATCTGGTAGGCCAGCACGCCCAGATCGCACTGGAGTGAGGCGTACACCCCGAGGCAGGAGCCGTCGCTGATGGCCATCACCACCACATGGCCCTCGTCCATGGTGACCATGGTCTGCTTGACCGCGCCGAACTCGATGGCCCGGGCCAGTCCGCCGGCCAGGCTGGTCAACGCCGAGACGATGGCCGAGAGTTCGTCGGCCTTGCGGCCCTGCTGGGAGTCGGCGAGCAGCAGCCCGTCGGCGGAGACGACGACGGCCTCGGCCACCCCCGGCACCTGGCCGAGGAAGTCGCCGAGCAGCCAGTGGACGTTCATCGCGGCCTGGCTGACCAAGGATTGGGGCATCGCGCCGTGCGGTGGCGGGGCGGACTGGGCGGGGGCGAGCTGGTAGTCGAAGTCGCTCATCGGTTCTGTCCCTCGGATCCCTCGGGAGCGGACTCTCGGGCTGCCTGACGCAGCCCGCTCTGGAAGCCGCCCAGTCGGCGGCGCAGCTCTTCGGCGGAGGTGCGCGAACGGGCCGACAAGGCCTGCGCGTCGGCGGGGCTCGCGCCGCCGCCCGTCGCCTCCGGCCTGGCGTGCGCCGGACCGGAGGCACCGGTGACCCTGCGCAGCCCGGAGGCCGGGGCCTCACCCGTGCCCGGCAGGCCGGTCGGGCGCGGCACTCGGCGCGGCAGGCCGAACTCGGTCAGCTGCTCGCCCTGGGCGTGGATATGACGGATCATCAGTTGCTGCGTGGGCTGGTCCAACGGGTTGCTGTCCACGCTGACCGGCTCAGCCACACCCGGCTCGGCGGCACCCGACGCGGCGGCACCCGGCTCAGCGGCACCCGGCTCAGCAGCGGAGGCCTCGAAAGCAGCAGAGGCCTCGGAAGCAACGGCGGGCTCTGCAACTGGGGCCTCGGAGACAGCCGGCTCCGCAGCCGGGGCCACGGAGGCAGCCGGCTCCGCAGCTGGGACCTCGGAGGAAGCCGGCTCCGCAGCTGGGACCTCGGCCACGCCCGTTGCGTCAGCGCCGCCGCCCTCCGCCGCAACAGCCCGGGCAGCGTGCGCAGGCCGCCGCCGGGGCAGCGCGGGCAGCTCGCCGCCCCCCGGCGCGGGCGCGGCCGCCGGTGCGGGGGCAGCCGGCGCGGGCACGGTGGCTGCGGTAGCGGCAGCGGCCGCCTCGGCGGCCCGCGTCTCCACCGCCCGCACCTGCGCCGCGGCCGCGGCCGCACTGCGCTCGGCCTGCCGCTGGTCGTCGAGGTCGGCGGTGCTGAGGTCGTCCTGCTGCAGCGCCTCACGCGGCAGCACCACCATGGCGGTCACCCCGCCGCCCTGCCCGTTCTCGCGCAGCTGCACCCGCAACCCGTGCCGCGCGGCCAGCCTGGCGACCACGAAGAGGCCCATGCTGCGCCCGGTCAACGCGCCGGCCATCAGCGCGTCCCGCCGCTCGGTCGGGTCGCTGGGCAGCTGCTCGGCGAGTTGCTCGTTGAGGGCGCGCATCCGGTCCGGCGGCAGGCCGATGCCCCGGTCGTTGACCGAGATCATCAGTTCGCCGTTGTCCAACAGCCAGCCGCCGATCTCGACTTGCTCCTGCGGCGGCGAGAACGCGGTGGCGTTCTCCAGCAGTTCGGCGAGCAGGTGGCTGGTGTCGTCGGCGACCGCGCCGGTGAGTCGGACAGCGGCCAGGAAGCCGAGCTTGACCCGCTCATAGCGCTCGATCTCGGAGACCGCGGCGCGCACCACATCGAGCAGGGTCACCGTCTTGCGGCTGCGCTGGCTGTTCTCCAGGCCGGCGAGCAGCAGCATGTTCTCGCTGTTGCGGCGCATCCGGGTGGCCAGGTGGTCGAGCCGGAACAGGTTGTCCAGCTGCGTGGCGTCGGTTTCCCGACCCTCCAGCGTCTCGATCAGCACCAGTTGACGCTCGACCAGGGTCAGGGTGCGCATCGCGAGGTTGACGAAGGTCGCGTCCACGCTGCCCTGCAGGTCGTCGCGTTCCTTCTCCAGGCCGTCCCGCTGGGAGAGCAGCTGGCTGTGCTCCTGCCGGAGGCTCTTCAGCCGCTCGACGGTGCCGGCGTGGGCGGCGGCGGCCTCGCTCCACTGCTCGGTCAGGTCGTGCTGCTGCCGCTGGAGATCCTCGTAACTGCGAAGCAGTCGCTGGTTTTCGGCGGCCTGCGCCTGGAGTTGGCGCTGCTGGGCCTCGCGCTCGCCATCCATTCTGGTGCGCTCCGCCATCAACCCGGCTCGCTCGTCGAGCACTTGGGAGAGGTGGCGGGCGGCCTGGTCGCGGGCCCGCTCCAGCGGGCGGGCGGTGATCCGGCGGACCGCCACCGCGGTGCCGCCGAGCAGCACCACGGCCACACTGACCGTCCAGGCTTCGGTCCCCCCGGAGTTGGCGGAGCATCCGGCCAGGGTGGTCAGCCCGGGTAGCACGAGCATGGTTCTGCGGAGGCGACGTGGAACCCGGTCGGAACGGCCGGGCAGCGCGGGCTTCAGACGCGCGATCCTCTTACGCAACGGTGCTCTCAATCTCGCCAGCTTTGAGCATCACGGCCTTTGCCTGGCCCTGATGTCATCCTTGGACAGCTGGCCGCACCCCCATCCGCCGCTGACACCCGCAGAGTGAAGCGTAGAACCCTTTCGAGAACAAGATCAACTCTTTCACGAATCCTTAACTGTTTTCTCGGTGACACCGCGCACACTCCGCGTTTCCGCAGGTCACAGACGCATCACAGCAAGTCAGCACAAATCCCCCGCACGAATCGACGTGACGGACATCACATCAGGTGCACTTGGGAGATGATCCGCGAACTGACGAAACGCCAAAGGGCTGGCCGGGACCGTGTGAACACAGTCCGGACCAGCCCTTGACTTCTCCCCAACATTTCACACGACCATCACGGCCGTGTTCCCGCAGGGCCTTCGGTCGGCGTCAGCCGCAGGCTTTGCCGTTGCGCTCGGCGTCAGCCGCAGTCCTTGCCGTTGCGGCCGGGGTCAGCCGCAGTCCTTGCCGTTGGTCGAGGCGTTGACGCGATCCAGCGTCAGATACCCGTGGTCGGCCGCCAGCTCGTGGTCGTAGCACCCGCCGTCGGCGGTGCTACCGAGGTAGTGCTCGTTCGAGCTGCCGTCGGCCTGCACCACGGTGCCGTTCTGCCGCTCCAGCACGCCTTGGGAGTTCAGCCGGTCGTCGGTGAACGCCTGCTGCTGCCACGCCCCCTGGCTGTGCCGGGTCTGGTCGGTCAGCTCACGCGCCACCGAGACCTGACCGCTCGCCAGGAAGCTGTCCGAGCCGCTGCCAGGGGTGTAGCTGCTGGTCACGTCGAGCGGGTAGGACCAGGTGGTGCGGTGCTGCCGGGGCTGGCCGTGCCCGTCGTCGGTGCTGACCACCGTCCAGCCGCTGTCCCGCTGGCTGGTCACCTGGTTCTGGCCCTGGTTGGCGAGGGTGTCTGTGTTGCGGTAGTCGCCGTGGTGCTCGACCGTCGTGG
Protein-coding regions in this window:
- a CDS encoding DUF742 domain-containing protein → MSGTAHSGIPVSTVGPGAGRSLRADTGRTGQGRSSRVRPYTITRGRTRLGRVLLVETLVSALNRPADPADRSLPELAAICDLTRGQMRSIAEISALLQIPLGVVKVLVSDLAEQGRVRVHGDDSAQPLDTEAALSGKRDLLERVLGGLRKL
- a CDS encoding roadblock/LC7 domain-containing protein, producing the protein MPQSLVSQAAMNVHWLLGDFLGQVPGVAEAVVVSADGLLLADSQQGRKADELSAIVSALTSLAGGLARAIEFGAVKQTMVTMDEGHVVVMAISDGSCLGVYASLQCDLGVLAYQMSLLVERAGHALTPQVRSELRRALAVR
- a CDS encoding ATP-binding protein — translated: MLVLPGLTTLAGCSANSGGTEAWTVSVAVVLLGGTAVAVRRITARPLERARDQAARHLSQVLDERAGLMAERTRMDGEREAQQRQLQAQAAENQRLLRSYEDLQRQQHDLTEQWSEAAAAHAGTVERLKSLRQEHSQLLSQRDGLEKERDDLQGSVDATFVNLAMRTLTLVERQLVLIETLEGRETDATQLDNLFRLDHLATRMRRNSENMLLLAGLENSQRSRKTVTLLDVVRAAVSEIERYERVKLGFLAAVRLTGAVADDTSHLLAELLENATAFSPPQEQVEIGGWLLDNGELMISVNDRGIGLPPDRMRALNEQLAEQLPSDPTERRDALMAGALTGRSMGLFVVARLAARHGLRVQLRENGQGGGVTAMVVLPREALQQDDLSTADLDDQRQAERSAAAAAAQVRAVETRAAEAAAAATAATVPAPAAPAPAAAPAPGGGELPALPRRRPAHAARAVAAEGGGADATGVAEVPAAEPASSEVPAAEPAASVAPAAEPAVSEAPVAEPAVASEASAAFEASAAEPGAAEPGAAASGAAEPGVAEPVSVDSNPLDQPTQQLMIRHIHAQGEQLTEFGLPRRVPRPTGLPGTGEAPASGLRRVTGASGPAHARPEATGGGASPADAQALSARSRTSAEELRRRLGGFQSGLRQAARESAPEGSEGQNR
- a CDS encoding GTP-binding protein; amino-acid sequence: MDFASSDAPFDVPQPGALPPGVPLVAGSATSTKIVVAGGFGVGKTTFVTSVSEIPPLTTEAVMTEASVGVDDTAAVPNKTSTTVAMDFGRISLESDLVLYLFGTPGQGRFWFMWDDLVRGAVGAVVLADTRRLADSFPALDYFEGSGLPFVVAVNQFEGAPVYSPEAVRDSLAIPDHVPVLIFDARQRASVVDVLIQLMVHALAAEPAPVS